The sequence TAGTGCCAGGTTGGCGATTGCTGTCGGCGCGGCGGCTTCTGCCAGTCGAGCGCGAACGCGAGCGATGTCCACGGCGCGACCAGCGTCAGTTTCTCCTGGCCTACGTAATGGTTCATCCCGCCGCCGTTGACTCCGCAGCAGCCACACAAGATAAGCGCGTAGATCGGCGCGCGGTATGCCAGGTTGTTGTTGTACCAGTGATTGATACTCGCGCCGATAATGATCATGGATTTGCCGTTCGTCGCGGCGGCGTTCGCGGCAAACTCCCGCGCGAGACGAATGACCGTGTCGCGGCCGATGTCGGTGTAGGCTTCCTGCCAGGCGGGCGTGTACGCGCCAACCTCGTCGTAACCGTTCGGATAGTCGCCGGGCAATCCGCGGCTCACGCCGAATTGCGCGATGACCAGATCGAACACGGTCGAGACGAGCTTCCGCCCTTCGCTCGTCTCGATGTATTTGGCTGGCACGCCGCGCAGGGCGGTCTTCTGTTCCGCAAATTCGTAGAACTCGACGTTGACCGTTTCATCCTGCAAACCCAGGAACGAAAGCGTCGGCTCGATGGGCGAATCATCCAGCCCGTCTTCCATCTTGATATTCCACTTGCCTTTTTCCTTGCTCCAGCGATCCCCCACCGCGCCCTTGGGCATGCGCAGCGCATTCGCCGTAGCGTCGTGCACCAGGAACTTCCAGGCGCCGTTCTCTACATCCTTGTATCGGTCCACGGTGTTGGCGCGGATGTAACGCCCCGCCTTGTACGTATCGCCGTCCTTTTCGAGTTCGATCAGGAACGGCATGTCGGTATTCTCTTTGAGATAGTTGATGAAATACGGAACTTGCCGCTCCGCGTAAAACTCCTTCAAGATGACGTGGTTGACCGCCATCCAAATCGCCGTATCCTGCCCCGCCTTGACTGGAATCCACCAGTCGGAGTATTTCGCCACCTGTGAAAAGTCTGGCGCGATGACGACAAACTTCGCGCCCTCGTGCCGCGCTTCGGAGATGAAATGCACATCGGGCGTGCGCGTCATGTTCAGGTTCGATCCCATCGACACGATGTACTTGCTGTTGTACCAATCGGCAGATTCGCATACATCGGTCTGGTCGCCCCAAATCTCAGGGAAGGCGTTTGGCAGGTCGGCGTACCAGTCATAGAAACTCATGTTCACGCCGCCGAACAATTGCAGGAAGCGTGACCCCGCACCATACGAAAGATACGACATGGCGGGAATCGGCGAGAAGCCAAACACGCGGTCTGGGCCGTACTTCTTCGCGGTGTACAGATTGGCCGCGGCGACGATTTCCAGCACTTCATCCCAATTCGTGCGGCGGAATCCGCCTTTGCCGCGCGCCTTCTGGATTCTGTCGCGCTTCGCCTCATCCTCGATAACGGCCTGCCACGCCTCGACGGGGCTTTTCCCGCTCCCGCGCGCCTCACGCCAAAAATCCAGCAGCACGCCGCGCGCGTAGGGGTACTTGACGCGGATCGGGCTATAGACGTACCACGACGCGGAAATCCCGCGCTGGCAGCCGCGCGGCTCGTAGGGCGGCAATCCATCCTCCAACAGCGGATAATCCACCTGCTGCATTTCCCACGTAATGATGCCGTCCTTCACGTAAACCTGCCACGAGCATCCGCCCGTGCAGTTCACCCCATGGGTGCTGCGAACGATGTTATCGTGCTGCCAGCGGTTGCGATAGAACTCTTCCCACTGGCGGGCCTGCGGATTGATCAAGTCCCGTATCCAACCCATGGTATCAGCCTCCGTTGTTGTCGCGTCCCTGGCGTCCGCGGATGCCAGGGGTGCGCAAGAGGGCGCGAGCTGCGTGGAGTGTGCTTACTTCTTCGCCGCTGCGTACGTGCCTTCGATCATCGGCTTGCGCACGCCCTTGAGCCGCTTACCCCAATGGAATTGGGCCAGCGCGATCATCGCCACGGCTCCGATGATGGCAAGCAAAGCGATCTGCAACAACGCGCTTGGCTCGCGCTGGGCTACAGACGCCTGGCTCAGGAACGCATACAAGTCGGCTTGCTCTTGCGGCGTCAGTGGTGTGGTAGCCCAGATCGCGCCCATTGTCTGTGTGGATGGCGCGGCCATGAAGGATGTAAACGCCGCGTCCGATTGAACGAAGCCGCTGGTCGTCAAGTCGGGGCCTAAATTGCCGCCGCCGAGCGAGCCGAGGCCCGCCACGCTGTGACACGACATGCACTGGGGACCGCCGTTCTCGAAGCGTTGATTGCCCAGAAAGTATGCCTTGCCGACGGCCGCATCCCCAGCAGGAAGCGCCGCCGTCGCGCCGCCTGCCGTCGCGCCGCCCGCCGTCGCGCCGCTGCTCATGTACGCGAGCAGCGCGGCCACTTGATCGGGCGTCAGCGCCAGATTGGGCATCGGCACATTCTTGTATTTCGCCAGTAATTCCGTGGCAATCGGGTCGCCCGAAGCCAACACCTGATCGGGCACGAGAATCCATTGCTTGAGCCAGGCCGGGTCGCGGCGTTCAGTCACGCCTTGCAAATCAGGCCCCAGCAAATCCCCTCCGCCAATCGTATGGCAAACCGCGCACTTTTCCTTGAAGAGCGTTGCCCCGTCTGGCGCTTGCGCAAGCGGTTGGGCAAACACGGCGCTGGCCGCGATGAACAGGGCCATCAGCGTTAGCATCAATGCAAACAAGAAACTTCTGGGGATGGAGGAGGGCTTTGCGTTTTCGGCCATTCTTAGTCTCTCCTCTCGTTTGATGGGCCACCCCTCTCGGGCGCGACAGGCTGCCGGCTGGCAGCACCCCTATTGGACGATAAAATGCACGTAGATGGGTATCGCTTTTCGATACAGTCACCAGCCACGCTTGTGCCCTGCGAGTCTGCCAGCCGTAGCATGCCTCATTCAGCCATGAGCGCTTCGGCGGTGAGAATGCCCGACGTGGCGGCACGCCCCACGCTGTAGCCTGGATAGGTGGTCTGCCCGGTCTGGTACAGGCCGTGAATGGGCGTGCGATGCGGAAAGTGATGCCACGGCGCGACCTGCGGCGACAAACCGTACACCGCCCCACGATACAGGTTCAGGTCGTTCCTGAAATCCTTGGGGCTGACCATGCGTCTGACGGCGATATCCAGTGTGTGAACGCGAGAGAGGGCGGCCACCGCTTTTTCCAGCACGGCTTCCTTTTTCTCCTCGCTCCAATCTTCAATTGGAAGATCGCGCCGCACCGGCGGGTACATTTCGATCACGCTTCCGCCCGCCGGTGCGAGCTCGGGGAGCGTCACCGTCGGCGCGTCGTACACCAGCCACCGCACGCCGTCGTCGCAAGGGGTGAACACGTCGCTTTGCTGTTCCATCAGCGGCAGGAAACAATGCGAATGGCTGGGCGCGTCTATTTTGTTTCGCAAGCCAAGTTGAACCGAAAACGCGC is a genomic window of Pirellulales bacterium containing:
- a CDS encoding molybdopterin-dependent oxidoreductase, which codes for MINPQARQWEEFYRNRWQHDNIVRSTHGVNCTGGCSWQVYVKDGIITWEMQQVDYPLLEDGLPPYEPRGCQRGISASWYVYSPIRVKYPYARGVLLDFWREARGSGKSPVEAWQAVIEDEAKRDRIQKARGKGGFRRTNWDEVLEIVAAANLYTAKKYGPDRVFGFSPIPAMSYLSYGAGSRFLQLFGGVNMSFYDWYADLPNAFPEIWGDQTDVCESADWYNSKYIVSMGSNLNMTRTPDVHFISEARHEGAKFVVIAPDFSQVAKYSDWWIPVKAGQDTAIWMAVNHVILKEFYAERQVPYFINYLKENTDMPFLIELEKDGDTYKAGRYIRANTVDRYKDVENGAWKFLVHDATANALRMPKGAVGDRWSKEKGKWNIKMEDGLDDSPIEPTLSFLGLQDETVNVEFYEFAEQKTALRGVPAKYIETSEGRKLVSTVFDLVIAQFGVSRGLPGDYPNGYDEVGAYTPAWQEAYTDIGRDTVIRLAREFAANAAATNGKSMIIIGASINHWYNNNLAYRAPIYALILCGCCGVNGGGMNHYVGQEKLTLVAPWTSLAFALDWQKPPRRQQSPTWH
- a CDS encoding cytochrome c; the protein is MAENAKPSSIPRSFLFALMLTLMALFIAASAVFAQPLAQAPDGATLFKEKCAVCHTIGGGDLLGPDLQGVTERRDPAWLKQWILVPDQVLASGDPIATELLAKYKNVPMPNLALTPDQVAALLAYMSSGATAGGATAGGATAALPAGDAAVGKAYFLGNQRFENGGPQCMSCHSVAGLGSLGGGNLGPDLTTSGFVQSDAAFTSFMAAPSTQTMGAIWATTPLTPQEQADLYAFLSQASVAQREPSALLQIALLAIIGAVAMIALAQFHWGKRLKGVRKPMIEGTYAAAKK